A single window of Castor canadensis chromosome 3, mCasCan1.hap1v2, whole genome shotgun sequence DNA harbors:
- the Zbtb25 gene encoding zinc finger and BTB domain-containing protein 25, whose translation MDTVSHSLVLLQQLNMQREFGFLCDCTVAIGDVYFKAHRAVLAAFSNYFKMIFIHQTSECIKIQPTDIQPDIFSYLLHIMYTGKGPKQIVDHSRLEEGIRFLHADYLSHIATEMNQVFSPETVQSSNLYGIQISTTQKTVVKQGLEVKETPSNNSGNRTAVQGDHPQLQLSLAIGLDDGTADQQRAHPASQALEEHQKPPVSIKQERCDPESVISQGHPSPSSEVTGPSFTENSIKVHLCHYCGERFDSRSNLRQHLHTHVSGSLPFGVPASILESNDLGEVHPLSENNEALDCRRLSSFIVKENEQQPDHSNRGTTEPLQISQVSLISKDTEPVELNCNFSFSRKRKIICTICGHKFLRKSQLLEHMYVHKGKSYRYNRCQRLGNALAQRLQPYCDNWSDVPLKSSRLSQEHLDLPCALESELTQENVDTILVE comes from the exons ATGGATACTGTTAGCCATAGCCTTGTTCTTCTGCAGCAGTTGAACATGCAGCGAGAATTTGGTTTTCTGTGTGATTGCACAGTTGCTATTGGAGATGTGTACTTCAAAGCCCACAGAGCGGTGCTTGCTGCTTTTTCAAACTATTTCAAGATGATATTTATTCACCAAACAAG TGAATGCATAAAAATACAACCAACTGACATCCAGCCCGACATATTCAGCTACTTGTTGCATATTATGTACACAGGGAAAGGGCCAAAACAGATTGTGGATCATAGCCGTTTGGAGGAAGGGATTCGATTTCTTCATGCTGACTACCTTTCTCATATTGCAACTGAAATGAATCAAGTATTCTCACCAGAAACTGTGCAGTCCTCAAATTTGTATGGCATTCAGATTTCAACAACCCAAAAAACAGTGGTCAAACAAGGGCTGGAAGTCAAAGAAACTCCTTCCAATAACAGTGGAAATAGAACTGCTGTCCAGGGTGACCACCCCCAGTTGCAGCTCTCTCTTGCTATTGGGCTGGATGATGGCACTGCAGATCAGCAGAGGGCCCATCCTGCCTCCCAGGCCTTGGAGGAACACCAGAAGCCCCCAGTGTCCATCAAACAGGAGAGATGTGATCCAGAATCTGTGATCTCCCAGGGTCACCCCTCACCCTCATCAGAGGTGACAGGCCCCTCTTTTACAGAAAACAGTATCAAAGTACACTTATGCCATTACTGTGGGGAACGTTTTGATTCTCGTAGCAACCTAAGACAACATCTCCATACCCATGTGTCTGGTTCCCTCCCATTTGGTGTCCCTGCTTCCATTCTGGAAAGCAATGACCTTGGTGAAGTCCATCCACTTAGTGAAAATAATGAGGCTCTTGACTGCCGCAGGCTCAGCTCCTTCATTGTCAAGGAGAATGAACAGCAGCCTGACCACTCAAACCGGGGTACCACAGAGCCTTTGCAGATCAGTCAGGTATCTTTGATCTCCAAAGACACAGAGCCTGTAGAATTaaactgtaatttttctttttcaaggaaaagaaaaatcatttgtaCTATCTGTGGTCATAAATTTCTTCGAAAGAGCCAGTTGCTGGAGCACATGTATGTTCACAAAGGTAAATCTTACAGATACAACCGATGCCAAAGGTTGGGTAATGCATTGGCCCAAAGACTTCAGCCGTACTGTGACAACTGGTCTGATGTCCCCCTGAAAAGTTCTCGCTTGTCTCAAGAACATTTAGACTTGCCTTGTGCCTTAGAGTCAGAGCTCACACAAGAAAATGTGGACACTATCCTAGTTGAGTAG